Sequence from the Diorhabda carinulata isolate Delta chromosome 5, icDioCari1.1, whole genome shotgun sequence genome:
AGATTTTCTCTGTACAGAGGATTGGAGAAAGAAGTGTGAGTTAATAAGCATCAAACTTGAGGCGTAATCAAGCACCCACGCAACTTTGATCAGCCCCAATGTTTCATATTGCGAATAAAGACTTGTTTCAATTTAAGTTCTATCTGTTTTTATTgtctacaaaataattttacatgtatactatttgaaatgaaatcttTTAATGTACgtaatatttaattagtttATCCAAATTACAACGTGTTTTTGTACTCGTCAATTTTAGCTTTGTGGGCTGCTACAAATTCACTTGAACCTGCATTATAACGTTCATCGATTTGCTTCCACCAATCGTCATGGTGTTTCATGAGGTATGCAGTAACTCTAACAGCTGTGTCCTCTTGTTTAGCATCACATTGGGCGCAGTTCGTTTTGATAGCTTCGGGAAGGA
This genomic interval carries:
- the LOC130894274 gene encoding ejaculatory bulb-specific protein 3-like, translating into MNKSVLFVFLLAVGYSAAAYSHKYDHIDVMSVLRNARMLHRYVQCLLDVPNTCTKDGDYLKQVLPEAIKTNCAQCDAKQEDTAVRVTAYLMKHHDDWWKQIDERYNAGSSEFVAAHKAKIDEYKNTL